The segment TGGACCGCTGGCAGTAGCTGGAGGCCCTCGGAAAACCGGTGAGAGGGCTGTGGGTCCTGGGAGCTCTAGGGTTGGGATGGGGCCGGGACATGAGAGGCCCGTTAGGTGTTAGTCACCCAGAACGGATAGCGTGGGCATTGGGATCCCAGTTTGCCCTTCGTCTATTCACATTTCCCTGAAGGGGTATTTTTGAAGATACCCTTTTTATCAGTCCCTGAGTAGTATACCTGGGACCGGGATTTTTCTCACACTCAGAACCTGTCTGTGGACTTGGGTTTCCCTGGGAGACAGTGGGAGCCCTTCCTGGAGAGAAGTGTCTCTGGCTGGCCAGTGGGTATTAGGAAGGCCgtggcggggtggggtgggggttaaTTTGGGGAAGATGCTTGACCCTGAAGGGGCCTGCAAAGTGATGAATTCGAGTGCCTTTTCCACCTGTCCCTGCAGCCCCTGTGAATGCACTGGTGTCCCACCTGCTGGTGGTTGAGCCTGAGAAGCTATATGCCATGCCCGACCCCGCGGGCCCTGATGGACACCTCCCAGCCGTGGCTACCCTCTGTGACCTCTTCGACCGAGAGATTGTGGTCACCATCAGCTGGGCCAAGAGCATCCCAGGTAAAGGGCCCAGGTGACCCGGGGCTTCCCTCTGCAGGCCAGGTCTGGCTCTGGCGAACTCGTTCATCCAGGTCTGCTTCCCACTACCCTCCAGGCTTCTCGTCACTGTCACTGTCTGACCAGATGTCAGTCCTGCAGAGCGTATGGATGGAGGTCTTGGTGTTGGGTGTGGCCCAGCGCTCACTGCCGCTGCAGGATGAGCTGGCCTTCGCGGAGGACCTGGTCCTAGATGAAGAGGGGGCACGCGCGGCTGgcctgggggagctgggggctgCCCTGCTGCAGCTGGTTCGGCGACTgcaggccctgaggctggagcGCGAGGAGTATGTCCTGCTGAAGGCCCTGGCCCTTGCCAATTCAGGTGagtccggggggggggggcaccaatGGAGTCTCCGTGAGACCCTTCACTTTGTATCCCCGACGGTGGCAGTCTCCTCTGGCAGACAAGGAAAATTGGGGCTTAGGGAAGAACAGTGACTTGTTGAAAGTCCCAAAGAAGGAAAGGGCAGACCCAGGAACTGCAGGTAGGATTTCGAGCTCTAGGGCCATCTTTACATGGAAAAGGGAACCATTTAGTGGGAGCGAAGGTGGGGAGGATCAAAAGCGGCCACGGTTGAGGGAGAAGGGGGGGCTGGCTCATGGGCAGGAGCCGTGAGTGGTGCCTCAGTCAGCCCCTCAAATCTGTCTGGCTCCTCCTCAGGCCCCATCCAACAGCGCTCAAGCAGGTGTGGACTCTGCCTTTCCGGAGACGGTCGCGTCCACAGCGTTCTCTCCTCTCCTTGCAGACTCTGTGCACATTGAGGATGCCGAGGCTGTGGAGCAGCTGCGAGAAGCTCTACACGAGGCCCTGCTGGAGTATGAAGCAGGCCGGGCGGGCCCCGGAGGGGGTGCTGAGCGGCGGCGGGCGGGCAGGCTGCTGCTCACACTACCGCTCCTTCGCCAGACGGCGGGCAAAGTGCTGGCCCATTTCTATGGGGTGAAGCTGGAGGGCAAGGTGCCCATGCACAAGCTGTTCTTGGAGATGCTCGAGGCCATGATGGACTGAGGCAAGGGGTGGGCATGGGTGGGGGTGCTGGCAGGACCCGCCCAGTATGGGGTCAGCCCcaaaggggcagagctggggtctggGCAGTGCCACAGCCTGCTGGCAGGGCCAGGGCAATACCATCAGCCCCTGGGAGCAGGCCCtacgccctcccctccccccctcccaggGGGTCTTAGAAGCTGGGAATGTGTGCGCCCAGGCTCTGGGCACAGTGCTGCCCCTTGCAA is part of the Ailuropoda melanoleuca isolate Jingjing chromosome 16, ASM200744v2, whole genome shotgun sequence genome and harbors:
- the ESRRA gene encoding steroid hormone receptor ERR1, encoding MSSQVVGIEPLYIKAEPASPDSPKGSSETETEPPVALAPGPAPTRCLPGHKEEEDGEGAGPGEQGGGKLVLSSLPKRLCLVCGDVASGYHYGVASCEACKAFFKRTIQGSIEYSCPASNECEITKRRRKACQACRFTKCLRVGMLKEGVRLDRVRGGRQKYKRRPEVDPLPFPGSFPAGPLAVAGGPRKTAPVNALVSHLLVVEPEKLYAMPDPAGPDGHLPAVATLCDLFDREIVVTISWAKSIPGFSSLSLSDQMSVLQSVWMEVLVLGVAQRSLPLQDELAFAEDLVLDEEGARAAGLGELGAALLQLVRRLQALRLEREEYVLLKALALANSDSVHIEDAEAVEQLREALHEALLEYEAGRAGPGGGAERRRAGRLLLTLPLLRQTAGKVLAHFYGVKLEGKVPMHKLFLEMLEAMMD